GTGATTGCTAGGAAAAGCAATCGGTAGCGCTCTCTGTGCGACAGCAAAAGTTGAGTCGCGGGTTGTTACAAGAGACGACTCGAGAGAGTCATGAGGGGTTTCTCTCTcgagataaaaaataaactttcagtCAGAGGTTGTTACGATCGCAGATTGTTACAACCCATGATTGTCGCTGAATCAGCTCTTGTTCGCGCTCCATGCACCCctgatcaaaatatttaaaaatatgaaagcccctggtgaggatggcattttttacattttaattaaaaaattacctgaagcaacattaagtagcttggtcaaaatttgcaacaaatgttttgatttggcatactttcccagtagttggaaaaatgccaaagtagttccgattttgaaaccggataaaaatcctgctgaagcctcaagctatcggcccattagtttgctttcatctattagtaaattattcgaaagaataattcttaatagaatgatgacgcacattaatgaaaattcaattttcgctgatgagcagtttggatttcgctttggacattcaactactcatcagttgttgagagtttcaaatttaattcgaagcagcaaatctgagggctattctactggcgctgctcttctagacatagaaaaagcatttgacagtgtttggcataaaggtttgattgcgaaattaaaaaggtttaattttccgatttatatcgtgaaaattatccaaaattatttgacggatcgtactctgcaggtatgttatcagaatagcaaatctgatcaactacctgtacgtgccggcgtccctcaaggaagcattttgggtccaattttatacaatatttttacttctgacttgcctgatttgcccccaggatgtcagaaatcactttttgctgatgatacaagcatctccgccaaaggtagaagccttcgtgtcatcacaagaagattacaaaaaagcttggatattttcaattcttatttgaaagaatggaaaattactccaaatgctgcaaaaactcaacttattattttccctcacaaaccaagggctgattttcttaaaccaaaaagtcatcatattataaagatgaatgaggtaaatttaaagtgggaggataaagtgaaatatcttggacttgcttttgacaaaaaccttacttacaaggatcacattgaaagtatccaggttaaatgtaacaaatatattaaatgtttgtatccactcataaacaggaattctagactttgtctcaagaataaactgttaatttataaacaaattttcagacctgccatgctttatgctgtgccgatctggacaagctgttgcttaaccaggaagaaaaaacttcagaggattcagaacaaaattctgaaaatgattctgaaacttcctccctggttcagcaccagtgaacttcatcaattagccgaagttgacactttggatgttatgtccaataagataattgatgcatttcgacaaaaatcattgcagtcttcagctgcattgatccgctctttatatagtttataagttagttttaaggtatcccttttcccttttgtacatgtaggacctcctacatttgaaatcactgaatagcgtaagctacaatatttcatcaataaatgaaagttgcttgtatttaaaattgaggtgaaaagtcatcgattgtgattggacactcaataatattttaactgaatgaatgtacatggaagaaaaaatgtgaataaatataaattaaaaaaaaaagaatctctTTAGTTGATTTAAAGCACTTGACACAGAATTCGGAGTCAGTTAAAGAATTTTGCTTCATAATAAACTTTAAATATTGTTCGAGCCTGAACCTTTCAGCTCGAagaaaattttgctttgttttgacaGCACTGCGGTTGCTTCGATCTCAGTCGCAGCGATGTTGGCAACCATGCCTACGCCGTTGTAAACAACGAAGGGAACGCGCACAAAGAGCGCGCGAAACGACGTGCGTGGCAACAGCGCGCCGTTGACGACGGCGAAGGAGAGAAAGAGAGCGGAAATCCGAACGACGACGAAGAGTGGAGAGTTTTTTGGCGCGCAACGGACGAGTTTGCGCGATCGTTCGGAGAAGCGGCAAGTCCATCGCAAGCAGCCGAACCGGTCGGACGTCAAGTCGAGCGCGTCACGATCGTCGGAAGAACGCTAGAATACATCTTTTACCTAGTTAATTTTAGTATAGTAAATAGAAAGTAGTGAAGAAAATACTAGTGTTTTTGTTTGCTTGCGGTGATTCCGACCCTCCAAAACTGGTTCCCCAAGTCCGCCGGCAGTGAAGTGAAAATACAGTCCGCTTCGAACAAATATTGAACCAATCATCGACTAAAAAGTCTTTTCTATTCGGTCCTGATTCATTGTGTTAGTACTACAATACAAGTACTTACTATTCCTGCCACAAATCAAGACTGTTCCGCACCATACCGTCGCTGAAAACGCACTCTGGCAGCCAATTTTGAGTCGAGCTTTCAACTATTGTGACGACTTAATTTTCCCATTACATTTACCTACCTTCACAGTGCATCAAGTACGGCTCTATTTGTTCGTTTGTTTACTCGTGATTGTTTTGGCTCCGGCGGTGCTATTCACAGGTTAAagcatttttgacgtttttatgCCGTGTTTCATCGTCGCAGCGTCAAACCTCGTACAACAACTGCTGGGTAAAAATTGGCAAATTGGTGCAAATAACACGGCTTTTCACACCATCTCCAGCTACTGCTCAGCAAGGGTTAAGGCACCCTTTTCAGTGGTAGATCCTTCATCGTGGTTTTGGGTTGGAAATGTGATGGACGGCAAAACACGACACaacacactattttcaaaatctaaagCGCATAACATAAATTATCGGAAAACCGATTATGTACGCAATGGGGATTGCTCCGTAAACATAAAAAAGCTCCGTCAACAAAATAACAACAATGAAGGTGGGTAAAGTTTAGAAACTCTTTATAATTTGTGCCTAAAGTAGttgaaaaaacccgatttaatcccacctggggtgagatagagcctttctaaCAAAAGGAAGATAACcgcagttgaatttttttttcaaagaaacagcTAAATAAAGAATAGTCCATTCATTaatcaattcaaaactcaacctgattttttcatataactgaaaagcgctggttttgccccatttgccatggccgggtgtaagctgtgctcgcacacaagcattttcgattttttaaatcagaacaaattatttttgaggcagagaattagctcacagtttgcgatgttcgtaatgttttctgcctatcgctaaattgttcgtattcattgagtgtttttttcacttttcgaaatatcaagaattaacgagaaaacaaaataattccgtcttgctccagagcattaaagtggttacaaaataactggcagaaagtgtttccacacccgagaatttgccgtgttgtaaacgatgtaacggtaaagccgcTTAAAAgttcttgaaagctttgaaacgcctactgGAATTCACTAAACTGACATTTAGGCGTTATGCTAAATTTCTGAGCTTTTAAAGCAAGCAAGAAAATTATGTAGTATGCATTTAGTCGTTTTTGGGTTAGGGAAACAAACTGCGACTGAGCGCACGGTGAGACTTCACGACGACAAACGCAAAAGTACCGAGTGAACCACCTTGGCTCATACGCTGGGttcatagagctttatgacgttttgcgtacgcacactagcgcatcaTTTGGTTTagctggctgacaaaatttaacctcactttattttcgtgtacgtacacccaatacatacgcacgtagaatgCTCTATTGCCGACGAGCCGACGCgtgtcttggtgcgctggtacgatgaacccattgtggaattcgagcgagaagaaggaaagcatttctcgctcgcgaacgagggagagaacttgtattacttttctcttctcgctcgcgctcgcattttcgttcgcgttctcgctctcgccgcgagcgcctcgtgctagccgttcgtcccaagctagcaatttgttcatcaggcttatgaatacgaaccaggcgatggtatagaggtgtaacttcaatcgctgtgttgttttttgtttgtttctaacacgttcaacttctcgcgaacgggcaattctggctcgcgagatagcccgttcgcgagcggaggagagctcgggcaatcggtgagtttctctcggcagctcgagactcgcggcgagaactcgagagagagaaaattatCTCGTGAGAGCGCGATAATACCGACACtggatgaaccaaaatactaaCACACAAAAAgactcgtaccgaagctagaaaaccaaacccgcgatgtgcgttgtcactggcgcatgggaagcttggacgCTCACCAGAAATTCGTTCGCTCAGAGATCGATCCGAGAATGAGCAAGGAAAAAAAgacgcgccagcattactcgcgtctgcatgtgaagctcaaaTTGACAACTTGTCGATGAGGCGacaaaaatcgatcgtccatgattttttgcagatttttcgaatgaatatttctcgaaaaACGATTggagaacgaagcttgatttggagtcggagccaaaagcagaagtagtaagaaaggcaaaaatggaaattttctaaaatctgagcggtaaatccgaatgaggtcagaatttgtttcagaacctcgattatgtctagattatgatatggagagaaaaaaattagataaaatgccacaagaatagttttggcatttggtgaaacaTTTGCtttaaccttttttaggggtttttgcCTTACAGTAAATAAGTCCACaagttgtaaatcaagaaccacattaccgacatggatgaaaatttgggaggatgtagggctcgaaaaatgcaatttttcggataaataaacgatttcaatatttcaattttcgaccgaattttcatttgaaaaccgcctgatcaggtgaaaaaatactccaagtccccttaaaaaattgataaattaaaatttggtatggaactggttcaggttcagcacatcccctttcaaatgcgcccaagagagcttaaatccataatgtgggctctgagaaaccccctaccacaaaattgagcacttttttaccacacacggacgtcacgcgtgatCTACGGTAAATTGAGCgccaaaatttggaaattggagatagaccaattctgtcattgtcaaacgATCGAGCGTcgaaatcgatcgtccatgattttttgcagatttttcgaatttatatttctcgagaaatgattgtAGAACGAAGCTTGACTTGGAGTTGGAGCCAAAAgtaaaccctatacctttctttagtaagaaaggcaaaaaaaaaactatttctaacGCTATGCTATGAAGTAAACCTGAAGAGGGGGAGCAACTGTTTGGGCGTTGGGCTGGTTTGTTTTCCCGCCTTTTCTGTGTTCGCGGGGAAATTTCAAAACTTGAAaaccataacttttaataactCAATTATGGTATTTGCGTGACTAAGGTATTCAACATCATGCAATATTAGCGCATTTTGATACTCATACCAATGTTGCAGTGCAGCGTTGGTTGCCTTTCTACTCCATCAAATAGCAAAGGAAAACATTTTGGAACGATGATGTGTGGAGGAAATTTTTTGGTGGTGTGCAGCTTGTCTTTTCGTACCCTCCGCGCCATGGCACCGTTATTTATGGGGAGTCCAATACTGAGGAAATATGGCAAAAGTTAGACCGAAAAGAACGGAAATTTATTCGAGCTGCAAAGGACGAATGAAACAAAAACCATATTGTACTTTCTCACTTCCGCTTATTGTTTGAATTTTCGATTATGAAGGGAAAAGGTACACTGGAAGAAGCAAGCAAGCGAAATGCATCAGCTATGGCGGTCCCGGTCATAAATCTCAACCGGCCGATACCAGTACAATATGTGTTCAGGCAAAACTTCATTTGAGCTTTCACTTGCAGCTCGAAATACGGCATCCCATGGTAACACCTGCCGTCTGCTACTATTATGTCAGTAGTACGAGTACTGTACATTTATTCTTTAGCCAATGATGGTGCAAACGATTTGCTGCTTCATCagttggattgctagtgaactTAGTTGGTAAAAGTTTTTGCCAGTTGGCTGCGGAATTCAACTGGAACGTAAAATGgctacacacaaagaaaaattactcttaatttaaaaagatcgttcgttggattaaaagttcgcgttggtgaatattcgtagaaagttcaaacttttcaatttaaaagttggaaagtttttgatactaccatgcatttatggaacaaaatcgttgtattggtaaaagtattttacttttatttggaaaagaaaccttttatggcaagaatacacaacatttagcactacagggataatttcagaaaaatgtgcttggttttttacatttatttaaaaaaaattaaacagtatgttagaaaaatacttttttatgtatttaacgcttctccACTACCTTCTGCTTcatacggtacgccaccggtcacttccgaatACCCCAGTTTGGTCGGTTCCGGATGGAGGCTTCGACGCGACAGCAGTGTAACACGATGGTCACGTTTCCGGCCTCAATCAGGACagtcttggaggagttggccattgattcgggaagggtggtcgacgtttcccggctggaaagtaaagtgcctgaacggggagttcccgatcctggaagcgcatccggaacatggagttgatgaggccctcggaacggagttcgattttgagcacgtaatcctaattcgattttttttggctcactgtccagattcattcggctgaagctgcgccgtcgcgacgtgagtgtttgtgggcgggaagttgctaaaagagatggaaagtaagtgaagttggctagccactgcacacattctcaatactcaccggtgctgtaaaccgccggcaccgagtgcaacatcctcctcttcgtcggaggcccatcgtgaaaataaactttcgcgtacttgtccaaaaaccggaagttaatcttcttcaacgcaatctcgttgttcacgcaacgcttcggcagcgccatctcctcgatgatctcgcCCCAGTCCTCACGCGAATTGACCTTCAATCCCGGGCCACTACCACccaatacaaccggtgcgaatccacattcctacctctcatcctacaaaaacaaacaaaatcaatcacaaaccccacaaaacacccaagcttccttcttaggaattccggccgtggaacagctgcagttcctgcaggaagctggccttgtccttttcgagaactcgacctcgtcccgctcctgcaccaccctccttcgaaggcgttccgctgctgctgtttggctcacgaaggtttccgcctccgagtcctggctgctgccgcggtcggctttactttgcgtcctagactcaccagcaccaccggacccaccaaagtgtttgtttacatttgcgacttaggcgtacacggttacacgagaacgtcaaaatgaaagaaattttacagtcgaattaaaagtaaaaacttttaaatcagtgagcaatgagattttcaaaaactgtagcagtaaaagttttcattttcaaaacaagaaaaaaacttttaatgtagcaaattttaacaactttttaattcaaaagtaagttacttttgtcattaccgtaatattttttgtgtgtgaagggaaagtttttttcttgttttaaaaatgaaaacttttactgctacagtttttgaaaatctccttaCTAACTGATTTGAAAGTCTTAACTTTTAATAcgactgtataatttctttcattttgacgttctcgtgcaaccgtgtacgcctaagttccaaatgtaaacaaacattttggtgggtccggtggtgcCTGGTGAGTCCAGAACGCAAATCAAAGCCGACCGCGGCAGCAGCCAGGACTCGGGTGCGGACACCTTCGtaagccaaacagcagcagcagcgaaacgCCGGCGAAGGAGGGTGGTGCTTTGGTGGTGCTTGTGCGGGACGAGGTCGAGGGTTTGAAAAGGCAATGTCTGCAGGAcctgcagctgtttcacgaccgGAATGGGttagaaggaagcttgggtgttttgtgattgattttgattgtttttgtaggatgggaggtaggaatgtggatacgaaccggttgtattcggtgaTGGTGACCCGGGGATGGTGGTTGAAGGTCGATTCCCGCGAGGACTGGGacgagatcatcgaggagatggcgctgccgaCGCGTTGCGTGAACAAGAAGATTGCGTTGAAGAAAAATAACATCCGatttttggacaagtacgagaaaggatccgacgaagaggaggacggCAAGAAGCggcataatcggaggtggtcagcgcggatgttgcactcgatGTCGGCGGTTCAcaacaccggtgagtattgagaatgtgtgcagtggctagccaacttcccttactttccatctcttttagcaacttcCCGCCCACAAACGCTCAcatcgcgacggcgcagcttcagcTGGGGACAGCGAGCATGAAAAATCTGTGTCATTGTGGAAGGAGGATGAAGTGCTCTGGATGAACGTCGAccacccttcccgaatcaacaGCCAACTTCTCCAAACCTGTCCTAATGAAGGCCGGCAATGGACCATCCTGTTCGCTACTTTGCCGTCGCACGTCGAAACGTCCATCCGGAACCGTCCAGCTTGGGGTCTTCGGAAGATACCGTTAACGTACCGTAAtaatcggtacagcttggactcGGATGTTAGCCAGAAGcattaaatacaataacaacatgttttttttaacttactgtttaaaacttttaaaaataaatataaaataaagcacattttttctgaaattaacaCTGTATtattaaatgttgtttattcttgccataaaaggtttcttttccaattaaagtaaaacacttttaccgatacaacgattttggtccataaatgcatggtagtatcaaaaacttttcaacttttaaattaaaaagtttgaactttctacgaatattcaccaacgcgaacttttaatccaacgaacgatctttttaaatttagagtattttttctttgtgtgtaggtTTATCATTGGAAGTCGAGATAACTTTTcatagttatttttaaatctctCGAATTACGGAATTCTCAATTTGAGCAGTGCTTAATCATTGTATTTACATTGtataatgcaatatttttgtTCAACCAACattctttcaattaaaattgggaaaatcgattccaccggtattctttatgtaaacttatgtcaaatacaaaaacaatgacttttatatCCCGCCGTCTGacatgcatgattttttaaacccgccaaacaaatcgcagcaaacTGGGTGTTGTCAACCTATTTTTCAGTTTAGTGAAAATTTCTGACGGGCGTGGAAGCGATTAGTTCAAGAATCGGCTAGAAAGtacatatttcattttttttatttaatagttTTCCTCATTAATCTAACCACGTACTCTACAGCTTTCAAAATGATTTCGCTCCAAGCCATTGGAAGCTCGTGCCGTCACCGAGCACAAAACAACCAGACCACGGGGCGAACGTCTTCCGAATCCCAACTTAAAAGGCCCTGGAAAATGCTTCTTGCCTCACTCGACCAAGCGCCAAATGCTCTTAAGATCTATTTTTGCTCCTGGAATATCGAGCATGAATCAGTCTTTATTTTCCCAACCAAATCGGTGACCTGGATTGAACTGCAGGGCCGACAAGGACTGCTAGAATGCGTTTCCAGTGTGCTATTCTGCTGaagcattttttatgtttatttgtaATGTTGTGCTCTACCTATGTCATAAGCGTGACAAGTTGTGTTTTAATAATAAAACtacttttcttatttttactttgtcttttattatgatttattcatttttgttaACTTCTTAAAATATCTGAGGACGGTTCTTTGAAACATTCATCAACATAGTCCTGATACTGGAACCACCAAAATTCGTACGAACAAGTCTTTTGGGTGGAGAATCATTTGGCTTGCCATTGTCAATTTCATCTACCGTTGGCTCGGCTGGAAATTATGATTTGGACACATTATTCTGCTTCAATCGAGCTGCATGCATGTAGGCCAATCAGCTCTGAACAAACCGAAAAAACAAGCTGTACCTGTTTTGGATTCAACTCCTGATGAATTATGTTCATAGTGCAATTCCGAACAGAACATCAATCATGTTGAAGGCACTTCTAAGCGGAGTAAAGATAAAAGGATAATTGTTATCATATTAAACGCATGACTCCAGGAGCCCTTATTTTGGACTCTTACTAACCTTCCTTGACTCAAGTCTAAGAACAGGTGGATCgaattcattatttaaaaaatccggcAGAGATTCGTGACTAGACCAcaacaaataattttatttgacaaGGAAATTTTCAACTGTTCAACCCAgtttgctgcgatttgtttggcgggtttgaaaaatcatgcaTGTCAGATGGCGGGatataaaagtcattgtttttgtttttgacatatTTAAGTTTACAagtttacaaaaatgctgaaatttgtatgacccaatccaACCCCTAAGACAttatgtcacccctgatgacggtactacgaaaatttagttttatgttCAGTGTGATTGGTGTCCAACAAGAAAAACATGTTGCAACCACTTTAAGATGACACAAGTCGAATGGCTTTGTCGTTTCTAGTCCTTAGCCAACAAGGTTGTTAGGTAAGTTGGTGATGTTCCTTTGATTGTTTGCTTTCAAATTGAATGTTTGAAGAAGAGGAAGTGGATGAACAATATCTGAGGACTAATCGATAAATTATTCAATATGATTTCAGATAAAACATTCAGCTTGACTTGCAGTGACCTTATTTTTGCAACTCATTTATTGCAGAAAGATACCGCATCGAGTGGAGGAGATTGTTTGTTCAGATTTGATTCATGTGATATTTATTAACAACGCATTTCAAAGATTAtcaactgaataaaaaaaataatgctaatGAATTTTCCTAAAACTAGCTTGTTAGACtcgataatacaaaaaatatcataaataaaaaatccttaATAAAAGTTACACTGATAAGTTTCCCCCCATTCCTCCAGCATAAAAAGAAAATCCATCGCCACCACGTTCAAGTAAGCTGaacttctttctttctttccagAACTCATCAAAAACCTCCAAGTATTGTACTTGAGCGGTGTGCTGCAGCCAGAGAGAAAAGTTTTAATTACAAAGTGTTAATTACCTTTCAGCTGTAAACTGGCTCGATTAAAACGTCAAATTGCTGACGGGGCAGCTCACTTGACTTGGCTGAGCTGCCAGGCACTCGACTCACCTGCCCTTCTTAAAGTCTCAAAACTTTGAGTTTCTGCATCAGCAACGCAATTTgccatgtttgaaagaattagctgaacttttttttttcgacttgtGTTTACCTTGCGCGATACTTTTcgaaaacttgaatttttaatttgaaaagttaGAACCCTTTCTCATGCACTTACTCTTCAGACTTCAACGGTGAAAATAACTTACCGGTAGAAATTCCAGTGCACGGTATGAACTCGCCGCGAAAGTCAATCAGTTATTATGAGTGGCGTATGACGGTTCTTTTTCTTCATTGTGATTGAAACATGttcatttcatatattttggcATGTTGAAAATGGAAGGACTGTTTTCTATTTGTTCCACAAGAAAACAAAGTTgtgtttaaaattgaatttatttaatttaacatttatactgattttctaaacaaatgagcatgagcatgagcatgagagatcacccatggttgcccctccgttgctgaacagaaccgtaatatcctttcagcactactgattataggcttcgacgatctagtggtgtttcccttatcaacagcatgtatgaatgcgctgaaaagataaaactcCATGATTGCTACACGCAAAGAAAATCCGGTGAGCATTGGACGCTCATTCGGCTTAACCCATCCGATGTTCACAAACTAGAACATCGGATGTTCAAGCCGCCGTAAACAAAACTCACACGATATTTGATGGTGTGTGTGATTTTTCCGTGTCGCGTACTGTAAAGCGCTGCATACTCCTTCTTCTTTTTTATAATGGCCGAGTGGTTCTTCTTCGCAAGTTTTcgagaaatgtcaaaaaaataaacgatCGAAGCAAGCTCGACGGTGCAATCTTTTCTATGAGTTGCGTTTCGGGTTTGTACCATCACGGAATTGCCGGCGCGGCGGAGAAAAAGCGGCATCTTGACCACACCGGTTAGCGGATTAGTTCTAGCGAACAAATAAGTTATAAAAGTGTTGTTTTAAAACATCTAGATTGGCCAATCTGCTGGAGGAGGACTTGGCTTATTTGTTCAGGTAGGGATCAGTTAACAACAATCGCAAtgcatcaaataaaaaatcatttttctgtgCAGGAAATGTACACGTTACCTTCCAATCTCAAATCGATCCGGAGCAAAACCCACTGATACGGAAGTCCCAACAACGGCCGAGGCCGAACTAGTAGATTTAACCACCCAGGAGAAATCTGATGCTTCCGCTTCCGTTCTCGTTGGTGTTAAGTATCCCTCGTTTAGCTGGTCTAGATCAGAGTAGTTGTATCTTGAATATGTTTAATTATATTGCAAGTGTGTTGTATTTCTAGTACCTAAGCCTAAGTACCCATTGTAATACTATTGTATTCCTCTTTCCCGATCCAGCAGTTGAAGAATAAAGTTCAAAGGTAAAAGTGAAATAGTCTTTTAATCCGCACCCAAAAGACATTGGCGACGAAGGAAAATAGCAACGAGGTTGCTGGTAACGCGTGGAGTAGTCGAGTAAGTAGAGTGATCGGAAGGGAGAAGTTTGCCGTGGACGCCAAAAACCACGTGCTGTGTGATCGTAGTGCTCAAGGTCAGTGCCATGACGAAGCCGGAAGAGGAGAAGAAGGCCGACGCGGAACCGGAGCACGCGATGAAGCTGATCGGAACGCTGGAAAATTTCGTACCCAGTGCGGATTTCGACGACTACCTGGAGAGAGCCGAGAACTTCTTTGAGCTGAACTGCATCACGGATGATGAGTTCAAGCGGAAGCTGATCGTCCATTTTATTGGCTTGCCCGCGCTGAAGAAGCTGCAGCAGTTGCTGTACCCGAAAACCCACAAGCAGTCGACGTACAAGGAGGTTACCGACAAGCTGAAGTCGTACTTCAGTCCCCAGAAGAACCGGATCGCCCAGTCCGTGGAGTTCTTCAAGCGAAGCCAGCACGAGTACGAGAAGGTCGCGGATTTCGCGGTCGAGCTGCAAGCCCTGTCGAAACACTGTGTCTTCGAACAGTTCCTCGACGCAGCCCTGCGCGACAAATTCATCGCCGGCCTACGGAACGCCAAAATCCAGGCCGAGCTGATGAACAGCCCGGACAACACGAAGTTCGACGAAGCCGTCACGAAAGCCAAGAATCTGGAGCAGATCGAGGAGGACCAGCAGAAGATGAAGGCCAAGCAGCAGTACGCCAACCGAGTCAATGGCGGAAACTTCAACCGACGAAACCGTTCGCAGTC
This is a stretch of genomic DNA from Culex pipiens pallens isolate TS chromosome 1, TS_CPP_V2, whole genome shotgun sequence. It encodes these proteins:
- the LOC128092368 gene encoding uncharacterized protein LOC128092368; protein product: MALPKRCVNNEIALKKINFRFLDKYAKVYFHDGPPTKRRMLHSVPAVYSTATSRPQTLTSRRRSFSRMNLDRPHQLHVPDALPGSGTPRSGTLLSSRETSTTLPESMANSSKTVLIEAGNVTIVLHCCRVEASIRNRPNWGIRK
- the LOC120426900 gene encoding uncharacterized protein LOC120426900, translating into MSAGPAAVSRPEWVRRKLGCFVIDFDCFCRMGGRNVDTNRLYSVMVTRGWWLKVDSREDWDEIIEEMALPTRCVNKKIALKKNNIRFLDKYEKGSDEEEDGKKRHNRRWSARMLHSMSAVHNTATSRPQTLTSRRRSFSWGQRA